Proteins encoded together in one Falco biarmicus isolate bFalBia1 chromosome 4, bFalBia1.pri, whole genome shotgun sequence window:
- the EMP2 gene encoding epithelial membrane protein 2 has protein sequence MLILLAFIIVFHITSAALLFISTIDNAWWVGDNFSTDVWRICDMNTSTCVAITDQFQEYQSIQAVQATMILSTIFCCVAFLVFILQLFRLKQGERFVLTSIIQLLSCLCVMIAASIYTDRHEELHKNNQYSTEVSKGQYGYSFVLAWIAFAFTLISGVMYLVLRKRK, from the exons ATGTTGATTCTTCTGGCTTTCATTATTGTGTTTCACATAACCTCGGCAGCACTGCTGTTCATCTCAACTATTGACAAT GCCTGGTGGGTAGGAGATAATTTTTCTACAGATGTCTGGAGAATCTGTGACATGAATACTAGCACCTGTGTGGCTATTACTGACCAATTCCAGG aatATCAATCAATTCAGGCTGTTCAGGCCACCATGATCCTATCTACTATTTTCTGTTGTGTggcatttctggttttcattcttCAACTCTTCCGTCTAAAGCAAGGAGAAAGATTTGTGCTAACCTCTATTATCCAGCTTCTGTCAT gtCTGTGTGTTatgattgcagcttccatttACACAGATAGGCATGAAGAACTGCACAAGAACAATCAATATAGCACTGAAGTTTCTAAAGGCCAGTATGGCTATTCCTTCGTCTTAGCCTGGATTGCATTTGCCTTTACTCTGATCAGTGGTGTTATGTACCTAGTATTAAGGAAGCGTAAATAA